In the genome of Lentisphaera araneosa HTCC2155, the window GATATTTTTCCCGATAAACATTTGAGTGATTTTGTTGTTTTAGTAAAATAAGTGTGCTAATTATTTCAATTAAATATAAAAATCCCATCTTATCATTATCTTGGATCTAATTCCTGAATCCGTGACAAGGATTTGTGAACTACCTCAAAAAGCTGTAGTTGGTTAATTTGAGGAGTATTTAGGGGCTACTGAATAATAAGTGTTTTGAATAAGATAACTTGAGAACTTCCTTGAACCTGCCTAATGATTCGGCGGAATGTATTAATAATGGAAAAGTAAACAACGGCTATAAAGGCCATTGCCTTCTCCAAATTCATCACCATGAATATAAGAGCGATAAGGCTCTTCGAAGAGCCTTTGATTTTTGTAAATATTCTATCTAATTTGTATCGTCTTTTCGCAACTCCAAAGCATCCTTCAACCGTATTTCTCACTGCCTCATCTTGTCGTTGAATTTCTTTTTGTTCTTTACGAAGTTTCAGATCTTTTGGGGGTCTTCCTAAACAGGGTCCGCTTATTCGTATTCCGTGTTTTTTACAGTAGGCTCGATTGACTTTGTTACGGTATATCTTATCAGCGTGCGCTGATTCGGGGTAGTAACCAAAACGATCTTTATATTGTTCAATTTGAGAGATAAGTTCCGAACCTTCGTTGTATGCGTCGAAATTTATTGTATCGAGAAAACTCCAGCCGTCGACAACACTAATAGATATCTTTGCACCAAACTCGGTATGAGCACCTGCTTTGCCTCGCACAATAGGGCGTACGTGCGGTTGATGAATGCTTACAATTCGATCATTCACACTCTTTACATTATTATCATACATATATTGCTGTTGCTGGTAAAGTGTATCGATCACTAATAAATCACGGTATAAATTTGACTTCAACAAGGATAGGTCTGCGTACTTTTTGAGCTCATTTATACTGGAAAGGTTTCTTCTTACTGAATTCAACTGCTTCTCGAGAGCTTGACGTCTTTTCTTTTTCGAAGCACGCTTTTGTAGTACGATACTCAAGAAGCTTTTCCTTCCGATCTCACGGTAAGTTCGAGGTTTTACTTTCTCATCCACATTAGATCGATTGCGCCAAAGTATATCAATAATGTCTTCTGTTTTCTCACGAGCTTTGTTTAATAAACCTAAGTCAGTTGGGTAATGAATGTCGGCGGGAACACAACTGGCATCAACAATTATCGAGCCTTTATTGCTCGGTGGCTGATCATCATCAGAGTCATCGTCAGAAACATCTGACTTTTCTCTAGTAGCGGAATGTAAGAGTTCGTCAATATCCTTGATACCTTGGGCGTTGAATCGTTTTCTGAAGTGAGTCATCATACTTGAATCAAATGGAGCTTTTTGTTCATATCGCTCAAGACCTATGAAGTATTGCATATAGGGATTTTCGGCAATCGTCTCAACCGTTTCTTCATCGGTTAAACTTAGCTTCACCTGAATGATAAGCGAACCAAATGCTGCACGAGCAGATATTGCCTTAGGGCCTTTCTGACTAGTGAAGTTTAAAGCGTAGATCTCTTCTACATCTGACCAAGGAATTAGAGTGGATAATTTCACCCAACGGTTATCTACATTGAGTGTCGTATCCAGGAAATAAGGGAGGTTGGCCATTTTCGGCTCTAAACTCGTGTTTTTGTACATCTTCTGCAAACCTAATGACTATTTTGAGGTGTTTTGATTACAGATAATATAGCACTTTTTGGTTCTTTCTCATTTTTTGTGGATAGATGCTCCAAGGAGTATTGTTAAGCTTATCAAAATAGGAGCTAATGATGACCGAACAACTTTTTGCAGAAATGTTAAATCTCGGGGATAAATGGGAAGTTAGTAAACTAGAAGTTTTGGCAGAGCAATCATGTATTGAAGTGACAATTAAAGATACAGCTAAACTTTTAGAAGGTATGGAATGCCCTTGTTGTAAGAGAACCGATTTAATTATAAAAGATCATGCAAATGAAAGGCTATGGGATCATCTACAAATGTGGACTTATAAAACTGTATTAAAATGCCGATTGCCTCGTGCCCTTTGTAAATCCTGTAAAAAAACGTGGACAATTCGAGCTCCTTGGGAAGGTGTCAATAAACATTCCAGTAAAGACTTTGAGGCATTAGCCTTGACCCTCATGCGTCATATGCCCGTGTCAAAAGTAGGTAAATTAATGAAAGTTGATGATCAAAAATTATGGAGGATTCTAAGAGTATATATTGATAAAGAACGGGCCAAACTTGACTGGAGTGAACTCACGAGAATTGGAGTAGATGAGTTGAGTATCGCAAAAGGTCATCGTTATGTAAGTGTTTTTGTGGATATGGAAAACCATAGTGTTCTATTCGCTGCAGACGGCAAAGATGCACAAGTTTTTGAACAATTCACCGAGGAACTTTACCTGAAAGACGGTCACCCTCATGCAATTACTGAAGTTAGCATGGATATGAGTCCCTCTTATAAAAGTGGCGTTGATTCAAATATGCGCAATGCTCGTAAAGTATTTGACTACTTCCATATTGCACAAAACTTAAACAAAGCAATTGGCAAAGTTTGTTCCAGAGAGCGCCGTACAAAAGGTGATATTCGAAACCTCCTAAAAAAGCCTCGTTTATTTCAAAAGAACAGAGACAAACTCAAGGAAAAAGATCAGCAAACTATAGAAAAATTAAAAGAGCTGAACACTGCAACAGCCATGGCATACCAAATGCGCTTAAGTCTCCAAGATATTTTTAAAACGAAGTCCGAAATCAAAGCTTTGTTAGGGTTAAAAGCATGGATATCTTGGGTTCATAATGAAGCTGAAAAAGAAATGTGGAAATACTTTTTAAACCCTCTAAAGAAATTTGCCGAATCTCTTACAAAACATTTTGATGGAATTATTGCTCGATGGAGGCACGGAACAAGTAATGCTGTATTGGAAGGAATTAATTCCGTTTTCTCAGCAGTTAAAAGACGGGCCAGAGGGTTTAGATCTAAAGAATATCTAAAAATGATGCTCTATTTCACTAAAGGAAATTTAACTGGGATACCAAACCTCATCCCCTCAAAGTGAGAAAGAACCCACTTT includes:
- a CDS encoding ISL3 family transposase, coding for MMTEQLFAEMLNLGDKWEVSKLEVLAEQSCIEVTIKDTAKLLEGMECPCCKRTDLIIKDHANERLWDHLQMWTYKTVLKCRLPRALCKSCKKTWTIRAPWEGVNKHSSKDFEALALTLMRHMPVSKVGKLMKVDDQKLWRILRVYIDKERAKLDWSELTRIGVDELSIAKGHRYVSVFVDMENHSVLFAADGKDAQVFEQFTEELYLKDGHPHAITEVSMDMSPSYKSGVDSNMRNARKVFDYFHIAQNLNKAIGKVCSRERRTKGDIRNLLKKPRLFQKNRDKLKEKDQQTIEKLKELNTATAMAYQMRLSLQDIFKTKSEIKALLGLKAWISWVHNEAEKEMWKYFLNPLKKFAESLTKHFDGIIARWRHGTSNAVLEGINSVFSAVKRRARGFRSKEYLKMMLYFTKGNLTGIPNLIPSK
- a CDS encoding IS5 family transposase, which translates into the protein MYKNTSLEPKMANLPYFLDTTLNVDNRWVKLSTLIPWSDVEEIYALNFTSQKGPKAISARAAFGSLIIQVKLSLTDEETVETIAENPYMQYFIGLERYEQKAPFDSSMMTHFRKRFNAQGIKDIDELLHSATREKSDVSDDDSDDDQPPSNKGSIIVDASCVPADIHYPTDLGLLNKAREKTEDIIDILWRNRSNVDEKVKPRTYREIGRKSFLSIVLQKRASKKKRRQALEKQLNSVRRNLSSINELKKYADLSLLKSNLYRDLLVIDTLYQQQQYMYDNNVKSVNDRIVSIHQPHVRPIVRGKAGAHTEFGAKISISVVDGWSFLDTINFDAYNEGSELISQIEQYKDRFGYYPESAHADKIYRNKVNRAYCKKHGIRISGPCLGRPPKDLKLRKEQKEIQRQDEAVRNTVEGCFGVAKRRYKLDRIFTKIKGSSKSLIALIFMVMNLEKAMAFIAVVYFSIINTFRRIIRQVQGSSQVILFKTLIIQ